The Deltaproteobacteria bacterium region CCGACATCAGTGGCGTATGCAGCAGCGGCGGCACCCGGGTAATAATGTGATAGCCGAGAAACCCGGCAAGCATGAATATATACAGGCCGACTTCAAGTTCCGTCGTCACGCTGACCTCCTCGCAGCCACCGCTGCAGCCACTGCTTCATTGACAATCGTTCCGTTGTGCGTTACGCACGCACCCTTGATCACTTCATCATCGAACTGCAGCGCCAATGCCCCATCTTTGACAAGCTCGCGCAACAATTCGGTCACGTTCCGGGCATAGAGTTGGCTTGCATGGATCGGCATCGTCGCCGGCAAATTCGTCGGGCCGTGAATTGTCACTCCATGTTTTACGATGACCTGGTCTGGTGCGGTTAGCTCGCAATTACCACCTGCCTCGGCAGCGAGGTCGACAATCACGGACCCCGGCCTCATACCTGCGACTGTCTCCTTGGTGATTAGTTTCGGTGCGGGGCGGCCCGGTACCAAGGCGGTGGTGATGATGACATCAAAGTCCTTGCTGCGCTCGTTGAGCAACTCTTGTTGCCGACGAGCAGCGTCTGCGGAAAGCGCCTTGGCATAGCCACCCTTGTCCTCTGCATCTTTCACGCCGAGGTCAAATTCGAGAAACTTGGCACCAAGGCTTTCGACTTGCTCCTTCACGACTGGTCGCACATCGTAGCCCCACACCTGTGCACCCAAGCGTCGTGCTGTCGCGAGTGCCTGCAACCCCGCGACACCGGCACCAATCACTAACAGACGTGCCGCAAATACCGTTCCTGCGGCGGTCATCAGCATGGGAAAAAACTTTGCCAGTGACTCTGCGGCGATCAACACCGCTTTATATCCAGCAATGTTCGCTTGTGAGGAAAGCGCATCCATCTTCTGCGCACGACTGATACGTGGAATACCTTCCATGCCAAAGCTGGTGATGCGTCGCTCTGCTAAGCGTTGGACGATATCCCCTGCAGTGAGAGCCTGGAGCAGGGATATGAACACTGTTCCTTCGCGGAGCTGATCAACTTCCGCGAGGGTCGGTTTCTGTACTTTGGTAACGACGTCAGCTTGACTACAGAGAGTCCGTGCATCGGGAACGATCTGCGCGCCCACTTTGACAAAGGCGTCGTCAGCATGAAACGCGCCCTCGCCAGCTCCTGCCTCTACCAATACCTCTAGCTTGCTCTTGACTAAGCCAGCCACTGCGTCCGGAGTAAGCGCAACACGACGCTCCCCCGGTGTTACCTCTTTGGGAACTCCAATCTTCATGCAACCTCCAATGGCGACCCGAATGGGTGACAGCTTTGCCGCCGCAACGTACACTTGGCGCGTTGACGCCTGTCAAATTCCGCCCACCTGTGGCGTTGTTGAGAGATAGGTGCGGGCTCGCATCACGAAGCGCAATCGTGGCGCATTGCCGCTATGGCTGGTGTTTGCCG contains the following coding sequences:
- a CDS encoding Re/Si-specific NAD(P)(+) transhydrogenase subunit alpha, which translates into the protein MKIGVPKEVTPGERRVALTPDAVAGLVKSKLEVLVEAGAGEGAFHADDAFVKVGAQIVPDARTLCSQADVVTKVQKPTLAEVDQLREGTVFISLLQALTAGDIVQRLAERRITSFGMEGIPRISRAQKMDALSSQANIAGYKAVLIAAESLAKFFPMLMTAAGTVFAARLLVIGAGVAGLQALATARRLGAQVWGYDVRPVVKEQVESLGAKFLEFDLGVKDAEDKGGYAKALSADAARRQQELLNERSKDFDVIITTALVPGRPAPKLITKETVAGMRPGSVIVDLAAEAGGNCELTAPDQVIVKHGVTIHGPTNLPATMPIHASQLYARNVTELLRELVKDGALALQFDDEVIKGACVTHNGTIVNEAVAAAVAARRSA